The segment AAGTGCGAAATCAATGCGGCGAAAATCAAGTTCTATTTCTAAAGCCCCACGGATTTGGCCACGAGCCGTGTCCCGAGAATCAAGTGGTGTCAGCAAGTGTCCGTTTTTGCCGCATGCCCTATACCCCCCGCATGTGTCCCGCAAAGTGTTGACTCGGCGATCGTTAGCCGATGCCGCAATCCGGCCCATGTATGAGTCTCCGAAAACTGCATAGGCATCGAAGAATCATCGGATGAGTAAGGCGAACCGCTCAGACCCAAGCGAGGAAATAGCGAGGAAAGAGTGCGGCAGCGGTACCATCCGATCAATGAACTTACCCGCAACGAGCTCGCGCTGTCCAGGCGACACGTGACTTCTCTCTTTTGCTCGGTTGTGGCAGCCTTAAGCATGCTCGGCGCTGCGTCAGAGCCGAGCATTCCACAGCAACTTTGGGGGAAGTGGAAAGTCGTGCGGATGGTTCCAACGACAACGATCTCATGCGGGAACCGAGCTAAGGTCGTGGGAACGGTGCTGGAATATTCGGCTAGCGACTTTCGTTGGAACGCCGTAGTCGTCAGCCATCCAAAATCCGTCACAAGAATGATTCACGCGGCCGAGTTCGAGCGCGACAACTCTGGTACAGGGGCAAATGACTCTCGCGTGACATTCAAGCAGCTTGGCATTAGAAGAGACCAAGTCGAAATGGTGCGCATTGAGCACCCTGACGCGAATATCACGGGTGGAACCGTCGAAATACCAGGCGACCAAGTTCTGTTGACGGACCGCGACACGATCATCTTTGCCGCTTGTAATGTCTACTACGAGGCAAAGCGCGTTGAGCCGCCTCACTAAGCGGGGCTCGGACTGACTCAGTGGAGCGAGCGCTCGATTAAGGCAGCGATTATCGCCACGACGGCGGCGAAAATTCCGAGAATGATTTCTCTACTCGGCCCGGGCTTGGCGGCGCCGGGCACGCCCTCTTCGAAATCATGTCTATCGAGATTCGAGCTACGGCTGCTCGTGAGCCAATCGTTGGCAGCCTGCATGCGATCCGGACCGGCGCGCTGGGATAGCCACGCAAGTATTTGGTCGTCAGTAGTGTTTCCGGCGGCAGCCATAGTGAAGTCTTCCGCGTTGATGCCCCACTGCCGCATCATCCCGCGATCGATCGGACACGGGTAGTTATAGGCGCCGTTCGTGCGGTTTGCCTTGGCGCGTGCTTTGTCGTACACGCGAGCTAGCCACAAGAAGCCGCCGAGCGGCTCACGACCGCGTCTTGGGAACGTCTTTCCATCACGAAAATCGGTTGGCACGATCGATCACTCCGAACTTGGGTGGAAGCCGGCTTCGTACCCGGCGGAAAGAACTGCGACTGCTGATCGCGGTGTCAGCACCTCGACGTCGCGATGCGGCGGTCGCTTGCGCCGGGTCTCGTAGCCTTGTTGCGACCACGCGAGCAATGCCTTGCCCCGCACGAGCCACGCTCTTCCGTCTTCCGATATGAACGCCCCGTCTGGGAGACGTGCGACGTCCGCAGCGTACGTTTTCTTTACGCGTGGTTTGAGCAGCCGATCGCCGTGCAGTTGCAGATCGATCGCATCTGCGCCGGATGGATCGCCGAAGCAACGAGCCCAGACCGCGCAGAAGCGTCGAAAGTCTTCGCGCCGGCATTCGGCACACGGCCTATGGCCGGCCGCGAACGCCGTGACTTCATCGAGGAAGAAGAGCTCGGTATAGCGGTGCGGGGTCATGACGGTCCGCCGGATGCCCTTCCATTCCAGCCGGCATGCGATCCATCGCCTGAGCTTCGCGTAGTGCACGATGCGCCTCGCGTTATCGTGGAGTATGCCGCGGTTGCCCATGAGCAGGCCGCGTCCCTCGAGCGCGGCGATATCGCCAAACGGCGTGACCCGGTTTTGCAGCGGCATCTCTGTACGTTCTTCATGTTTTGGGGCTTGACTTTTCCGCCCAAATATACAACTATATGGTTGTGGATACTCTCAGCACCGCTTTCGCGGCCCTTTCGGACCCCACGCGCCGGATGATCCTCGATCGCCTGATGCGCGGGCCGGCGACGGTGAACGAGCTTGCCAAGCCGCATAAGATGACGCAGCAAGCCGTCTCCAAACACGTGGCTTACTTGGAGCGGGCCCGCCTCGTCGCCAAAAAGCGCCGCGGACGAGAGCATCTCTGCAGCCTCCGACCGAGCGCGATCCGCCAGGTCGCCGATTGGGCGAATGCATATCGCTGTTACTGGGAAGAGAGTCTTGAACGCCTAGATCATCTGCTTCGTGAAGACGGAGAGAAAGCGAGTCGACGTGGCCGTACCAAATAGTTCCATAGAAGAAGTCGTAGTCGAGCGAACATTCGATGCTTCGCGCGAGCGCGTCTTCAAAGCGTGGACGGATCCGAAGCTTGTGCAGCGATGGTGGGGTCCGCACGATTTCACAAATCCCGTATGCGAAATCGACGCGCGGCCCGGCGGCGCGATTCGCGTCCACATGCAAGGCCCCGATGGCACCATCTATCCCATGACCGGCATCTATAAAGAAGTCGTCGAGCCGGAGCGTATCGTGTTCAC is part of the Candidatus Eremiobacteraceae bacterium genome and harbors:
- a CDS encoding DUF5069 domain-containing protein → MPTDFRDGKTFPRRGREPLGGFLWLARVYDKARAKANRTNGAYNYPCPIDRGMMRQWGINAEDFTMAAAGNTTDDQILAWLSQRAGPDRMQAANDWLTSSRSSNLDRHDFEEGVPGAAKPGPSREIILGIFAAVVAIIAALIERSLH
- a CDS encoding SRPBCC domain-containing protein, giving the protein MAVPNSSIEEVVVERTFDASRERVFKAWTDPKLVQRWWGPHDFTNPVCEIDARPGGAIRVHMQGPDGTIYPMTGIYKEVVEPERIVFTTTPLDDKGKPLFEVLTTVTFVERAGKTHVSVHNRVLSATAGADMYLQGMEAGWSQSLDRLGEVVT